The Stigmatopora argus isolate UIUO_Sarg chromosome 6, RoL_Sarg_1.0, whole genome shotgun sequence region GAGGCGCTGTTCACTGCACTGGACGGGGGGCGGCTCCAACCGATTGGCATTCATGATCTTTTTTACGCTACTCTACTTCCTGTGTCCGCTGCTGGTCATTTTTGTCGTGTACTGCAACATGTTCAAAGTGGCTCGGGTTGCCGCCATGCACCACGGCCCCCTGCCCACTTGGACGGATACGCCCCGTCGTCGCAGGTCCGAGTCTCTCAGTAGCCGCTCGACCATGGTTACCAGCTCCGGGACGGGCACCGGAACCGGGAGGGAGACCCCGGGGCGGCCATTGGGCGGAGGGAAAGCGGCGGCGGTTCTGGCTGGTGTTGGCGGCCAATTTCTCTGTTGCTGGCTGCCCTACTTTTCTTTCCACTTGTATTCCGCTCTGGCTGCCAGCCCTCCGGCCGCGTTGGCTTCTCTGGAGGAGGCGGTCACCTGGATTGGCTACTTCTGCTTCACCTCCAACCCCTTCTTCTACGGCTGTCTCAACAGACAGATCCGGGAGGAGCTGGGCAAACATCTGCCGTGTTTGTTTCGTCGAGCGGGGCTGGAGGTGGAGGACAGGCTGCCCAGCCGTGAAGGCTCCATAGAGGAAAATTTCCTCCAGTTTCTTCAGGGCACCGGCTGCAACTTGGAACCTCAGAACTCGCACAGCACCTCCAGTCCCAAGGGGGAATCCTGCCGCCCAACGCCTCAGTCGCCTGAGCCAGCACATCCACTACCTGCCGATTTTCGTATACCCGGACAAATTGCAGAGGAGACCATCGAGTTTATTGAGACCGAACAGGCAAAAAACAACCACGTCGATACAAACGCTTAACTCTTAATATCACGATATCATCATCATTTAAGCATTCAGGGGTAACTAGTTTTCACCACAGTATTATTGTCAAATAAGTGCAAGTGGAAGACCATGTTCTGCATAGTTTAACATTGAAGCCAATGTTCAGTTTTGACCATTGTCAGTGAGGTTTGACTTGTATTTTGGTTTGGTATAATGTAGTGAAACACAGCGAATTACAACCACCTTATAAACATAAGGTGTTACATAAATACTTTAATAACAGTTTCACTCAAAGCTGCtttttattgattgaaaagacagattttttaaaactgcTCTTAATTAACACCCATAAAGTCCCTGTAAAGTGAAAATGTCTGCTAGGTTTTACACAGGTGGTGTTATATTCAGTCATTTTGCAAACCAATTTAATTCAATGTAAAcaggaatataaaaaaaatggaaagcctTAAAAACCACTCAAATCTCAATTGTCAATCACCTGAACACACTGGTAGTCTTGTcaaaattatttcttttaattcatcCGACAACTAATTTGGTGTGTATTAGTTGAagttgcttttttggggggggcaagCCAGTGCCTATCAGTGCAAATAAGTCACTCAAAATCTTAATAAATTACTAAATGTTAAATGTACTTGGATATAAAAGCAGAATTCACTTTACTGGGTCTTTAACTTGTGTCTTGTAGCTCTCTATTTGTATCAATTTGCTTCAtaattttttcctgttttctgAATATATGTGAAAATTAggttatattaaaaaatgagttagacataaactcaacatttttaaaatttgtctaAGGATagagaattagaaaaaaatgatttttttcctgaacgTTCAGCTCTGTACAGTGAAATGATGTTATTATTTAATTTCTTATCTTATGCTGGTATATAAAAAGCTGAGATATTTGCCTTTGTTTACTAACTTTTAACAGATTAGTCAATTATTGTGCAGTGATCTTCTGCCTTTGGAAATTGCGTATGAAAACGACACGCTTTGTTCAAAATGTAGTATTTGTTTCTCTCACTGATGAGTTTGACAGTTGCGTTTTCATCAATAATAAAGCCTGTCTAAACTCATCAAGTCAGTTTGACACCCATTGTGTAAGCTACTTCTCATGGAAATTCTACAGTGGACTTTTTTGTtggatatttttgtttatttgattcAACAGTGAGCCAGAGCGACCTGTTAGGATTGCACAGTAACTCTGcaactttttttgttccttGAAGATGGAAATCTATACACCCTTGATAGTCAAGATCTGATCAGTATGCTtacatatctttatttttttaactgctaAATTATGTAATTGGTAGACTTGTAAGTGTGCTGTGTGTACTGTACTGTTTAAacagctgtttttgttttgtttttgttttttcattttaatctgtGGGTGTCAACTATATGTTTTAAACCTGATTGCAAGGAGCCTGGAATGCTTTGACCAGTTGCTGCCTTCATTGTGAGTCGTGCAGATTGTCATCATGGATGacaaatatatttagttttttttgcctcatcaGGTTTTATGTACATGATAAACCTTGGTAACTACTACATGAAGAAATGATCTAGATTGCAGGTGCTTTACTACCACGGACACAGGGTTACTTAAAAGTTATGTTGTTTTGAAGTGAGAGATCTAAAATTGAGAATGAGCTTAAGTATAAATATCCTAAATGGTGGATGATGTGGAGCTTTATAAACAGtatttcattgatttattttaaatattgtccTCAAAATAAAGAATGGATTGCACGTGTGTAGAACATAAAAAGCTCAAGGTTCCTTCAGAACTGTGGTTGTAATAAAGCGTTTCtatgtttttaaaagaacacTTGCGTTTAatcatatgtatattttttttctctttctttcacctttttgttcttttttgttcAACTGCTTACACACAGAGAATGGGAATCCGACTATTCTTATAGACTGTACAGTTTTAATGACACAACTGGGAATTTGATGTAATCCTATTGTGGTTGTTCATAATGTTGAATTTATTAGGCCAAAGCAGCTGATAAGTTTACATCATACATTTTGCTACCTGATCCctgtgtgcggtcttttggtcacccggaccgcgacaacgggcgaccaaaagaccggcgaccaaaagaccgacgaccaaaagaccgacgactaaaagaccggcaacaaaacaaggtaaaacaacacggtctacgcatcagtaaaagccaaaaatggccatgagcagtttcactgagccgacgtgtgagtgtattagagtttgtatgtacatgcgttgtccctttaagaagctacgtcagtcagggtcttaacaagttctccaacaaaaaacaataaaagtccgggaaatttggagcttttatttagcctaataattactaaggcattaagtatgattaaatagtaattcgcagtttgtatttagggaatttgagcaatggtttaaatggtaattatcacttaccttccgggtgaccaaaagaccggcgaccaaaagactggcgaccaatcgaccgtgtacccctgaTCCCTACACAATCTGATTTACTTGCTATTATCAGAATTGTTATTTGTCCATTCACTTCCTTCTGTGTTTAAGTGCAGGAGCAGGAAAAGCCTCTCTGACAGGGTCCTTCCACCGGCAAAACACTCAGACCACATGAACTAAGTGTCTTTATCTGCATGAGACCCCTAAGTCAACATGACCAGAAAAGCCATTACTGTACTGATCCACCTTTTGGTCTCTTGACACTTCCTTCTTGAATAAGATACATAAGGTTCCACAACCTCGAGGTTGTAATCCAACGAAGGTCACAGCTCTACGCATCGAAATTCTGCCCATAATGCACAACACAAACAGCGAGCAAAGGTCAGGCTTGCTGACATCTGTTCCCACTGCGTTTAAATGTTTCATGTGCTTTGGAAAAAGCTCATGGTTTCCACTGATGTAACATCCTAGTTGGTTTATGAGTCAGGGTCAGCTCTCAAGAGGGGCAAGTGTTCCACAACAAACCACCATACTGATGTGATGTTTTCTCCCAAGTACTCCAGTTCCAAGGGGCCTTGCAAATAACCATGGTTGCTCCTTTTGTCTGAAGAGTTCTATTGTATGACACGTTATATAGCCAGTTTTAAAGTACCAATTACATGACTTCAACATATGAAGTAGCTCCCCGCAGTTTATAAAAGATGTGTCGCAGAAAGGACGATTCAGCAAATGCGTTCCAGTATATAATTTATACTCTTGTGTGATTTATATGTGAACTTATTCACAGGTTATCATACCATTtcacaatttattttttcacgGAACCACAAGAGGACATTCTAGGTCTGTGTTAATAATTGTCGCTGGGTAGACTTTTGACCCTGGCATCGTCCTAGGAATATTTTCCACTCTTTCTCTGCGTCCTTTCTCCTGGGTGGATGAATACCAGGTGTTGCAAAGTTTACTAAACTCCTCAAAATTCAATGAAAGTTGTGATTATCAGTTGTAGTATCTGTTCAAATGCACCATGTGGAAGATATCATAAGGCTTCAAGAGAAATAAATGTGAAACAATATTTACGATTGATGAAAGTAGGAAAACTGTCAGATTTGACCGGAACATGATCATGatagaaaattaaaatatgtaCACACTGCATTAAAACCCTAAAGATGATCACTACTATGAAGTTTTCAGCACAAACAATGAC contains the following coding sequences:
- the LOC144076015 gene encoding G-protein coupled receptor 61-like, with the translated sequence MEPAWNASHTPPQLPSNTSSTSTLAESWPPSQWLALTAMLLMDLLAVVGNVAVMAVIAKVPQLHKFAFVFHLCLVDLLAALVLMPLGMVSSRAFFGEAMCRSYLFLSVFLVSAAILSISVINVERYYYIIHPMRYEVKMTVGLVASVLVGIWVKALAMSALPLLAWVLQGARAPLLEGSGGSGGVSSPPAQGQRRCSLHWTGGGSNRLAFMIFFTLLYFLCPLLVIFVVYCNMFKVARVAAMHHGPLPTWTDTPRRRRSESLSSRSTMVTSSGTGTGTGRETPGRPLGGGKAAAVLAGVGGQFLCCWLPYFSFHLYSALAASPPAALASLEEAVTWIGYFCFTSNPFFYGCLNRQIREELGKHLPCLFRRAGLEVEDRLPSREGSIEENFLQFLQGTGCNLEPQNSHSTSSPKGESCRPTPQSPEPAHPLPADFRIPGQIAEETIEFIETEQAKNNHVDTNA